From the genome of Lotus japonicus ecotype B-129 chromosome 6, LjGifu_v1.2, one region includes:
- the LOC130725428 gene encoding uncharacterized protein LOC130725428, which translates to MKMKLAGVWRLDGDFELLDVGNGFFMVKFDIKEDRDKVIGGGPWRIFDHYIAVSMWNHAFVSPAAKVDRTLAWIRIPGLNVAFYDESFLMLVTQVIGTPIRVDINTLQGDRGRFARICVELDLTKPIFGKIMIEDFWYNIEYEGLHIICTKCGCYGHRSRECIKPASVVLKSQLKEGGGGESTMASPENLASATESTPPESSSPDPPTEGSPMQSGNEDMEMETATNLETNEIGGAVTESEPRVVNANLKIPLKAMPPVQIPEEVFRDWMTVSKRKSRVGNPGGKRTGETQTVVVKGKACKGLNANDGVMKTKKKLVDKVAGGGGNRN; encoded by the coding sequence ATGAAAATGAAGCTAGCGGGTGTGTGGAGGCTTGATGGGGACTTTGAGCTCCTGGATGTGGGAAATGGATTCTTCATGGTAAAGTTCGACATAAAGGAGGATAGAGATAAAGTGATTGGAGGGGGGCCTTGGAGGATTTTTGATCACTACATAGCGGTCTCGATGTGGAATCATGCGTTCGTATCACCAGCTGCAAAGGTAGATAGAACCCTAGCATGGATTCGGATACCAGGCCTAAACGTTGCATTCTATGATGAAAGCTTCCTCATGTTAGTCACCCAAGTGATAGGTACACCAATCAGGGTGGACATCAATACCTTACAAGGGGACCGAGGCCGTTTTGCAAGAATATGTGTGGAGCTAGATTTGACCAAGCCAATCTTTGGTAAGATCATGATTGAAGACTTTTGGTATAACATCGAGTACGAAGGCCTGCACATCATCTGTACTAAGTGTGGATGCTATGGGCATAGGAGTAGAGAGTGCATCAAGCCAGCAAGTGTGGTACTGAAATCCCAACTTAAAGAAGGTGGGGGTGGGGAATCTACTATGGCATCGCCGGAGAATTTGGCGTCCGCGACGGAAAGTACCCCACCTGAGAGCTCATCACCAGATCCACCGACGGAAGGGTCGCCGATGCAAAGTGGTAACGAGGATATGGAAATGGAAACTGCGACAAACCTGGAAACCAACGAGATTGGTGGAGCGGTTACGGAATCAGAACCTAGGGTAGTTAATGCTAATTTGAAAATCCCCCTAAAAGCGATGCCACCTGTCCAGATTCCAGAAGAAGTATTTAGGGATTGGATGACGGTTTCCAAACGGAAATCAAGAGTTGGGAATCCGGGAGGAAAGAGAACAGGAGAAACTCAAACGGTCGTTGTCAAGGGAAAAGCGTGCAAAGGCTTAAATGCCAATGATGGGGTAatgaaaacaaagaagaaacttGTTGACAAAGTTGCGGGGGGGGGGGGCAACCGTAACTAA
- the LOC130724572 gene encoding coniferyl alcohol acyltransferase-like — protein MGVENGEFSVRVTNEEVVAALVPMQEHWLPLSNLDLLLPPVDVGIFFCYKKPTSTSTTFASMVVSLKKALAQALVTYYAFAGELVVNSAGEPELLCNNRGVDFAQAVTDVELEFLDFYNPDDTIEGKFVPKKKHGVLAVQATSLKCGGIIVACTFDHRIADAYSANMFLVSWAEMAQPTKSGKPTIINAATKPCFRRSLLSPRHPPGSINPSLHRMYIPISKLPPPPTTASAPFLSRIYYVTSEQLHCMQSQASTNTKHTKLESFSAFLWKMVASSVSSGKGFTAKMGIVVDGRKRLNNMSCYFGNVLSIPFGVKLAEELAEKELGQVADEVRDFVAVAATEEHFLGLIDWVEAHRPVPGVARIYGGCTGEGPAFVVSSGQRFPQEKVDFGWGKAVFGSYHFPWGGEAGYVMPMASPLGNGDWVVYMHLLKEQLEFIESHVAHVFKPLTWDYLNQ, from the exons ATGGGTGTAGAAAATGGAGAGTTCAGCGTGAGGGTAACTAATGAAGAAGTGGTGGCAGCATTGGTTCCAATGCAAGAACATTGGCTACCACTCTCTAACCTTGACCTTCTTCTACCTCCTGTCGATGTGGGAATTTTCTTCTGCTACAAGAAACCCACCTCCACGTCCACCACCTTTGCATCCATGGTGGTGTCTCTCAAGAAGGCCTTAGCTCAGGCTCTTGTTACCTACTATGCCTTTGCTGGTGAATTGGTTGTGAATTCCGCGGGTGAGCCTGAGCTTCTTTGCAATAACCGTGGGGTTGATTTTGCTCAAGCTGTGACCGACGTTGAGCTTGAGTTCCTCGATTTTTATAACCCGGATGACACCATTGAAGGAAAGTTTGTTCCCAAGAAGAAGCATGGCGTGCTTGCTGTCCAG GCAACTTCACTAAAGTGTGGTGGGATAATAGTGGCATGCACATTTGACCATCGCATAGCAGATGCTTACTCAGCAAACATGTTCCTCGTCTCATGGGCCGAGATGGCCCAGCCCACCAAATCCGGCAAGCCCACAATCATCAACGCCGCCACAAAACCATGTTTCCGCCGCTCCCTTCTCAGCCCTCGCCACCCACCAGGTTCCATCAACCCTTCCCTCCACCGCATGTACATCCCCATCTCCAAGCTCCCCCCTCCTCCTACCACCGCCTCCGCCCCTTTCCTCAGCCGCATATACTACGTCACGTCAGAACAGCTCCACTGCATGCAATCACAAGCAAGCACCAACACTAAGCACACAAAGCTTGAGTCCTTCTCAGCTTTCTTGTGGAAGATGGTTGCTTCCTCGGTTTCAAGCGGCAAAGGTTTCACCGCAAAAATGGGCATAGTCGTTGATGGAAGGAAGAGGCTCAATAACATGAGTTGCTATTTCGGAAACGTCCTTTCCATTCCGTTCGGCGTGAAACTCGCGGAGGAGCTGGCGGAGAAGGAGTTAGGGCAGGTGGCGGATGAGGTTCGTGACTTTGTGGCGGTCGCGGCGACAGAGGAGCACTTCTTGGGGCTCATTGATTGGGTGGAAGCGCATCGGCCGGTCCCTGGGGTGGCGAGGATTTATGGCGGCTGCACCGGAGAAGGACCGGCTTTTGTGGTGTCTTCCGGGCAGAGGTTCCCGCAGGAGAAAGTGGACTTTGGGTGGGGGAAGGCTGTGTTTGGTTCGTACCATTTTCCGTGGGGTGGTGAAGCTGGTTATGTGATGCCAATGGCGAGCCCTTTGGGGAATGGTGATTGGGTTGTGTACATGCACCTTTTGAAGGAGCAGTTGGAGTTCATAGAGTCTCATGTTGCTCATGTTTTCAAGCCTTTAACTTGGGATTACCTTAATCAATGA